In the genome of Streptomyces sp. 846.5, the window TTCCACCCGGTCGGGGCGGTGACGGTGAACTGGAAGGTCCCCTTGAGGTCGGGCTGCTCGAACGACGCGAACACCCGCCGGGCGTCCGGGACCTCGAACTGGGTGTAGAGGTAGGTCTCCTTGTCGACCGGGTCGACGAAGCGGTGCAGACCCTCGCCGGTGTTGGAGTACGCGCAGTCGGCGACCACGCGCAGCTCGTTCTCGGCGGCGAGCGACGGCAGTGCGATCCTGCTGTCCTGGAAGACCTCGGCAGGGTCCAGCACGGTGCCGTTCAGGACGACCTCGCGCACACCGGGTGCGACCAGGTCGATGAAGCTGGAAGCGCCCGGAGTGGTGGCGCTGAAACGGACCACGGTGGTGGACCGGAACGTGCCCCCGTCGGTGGCCGTGCTCAGGTCGAGCTCGATCTCGTACGCGTCCACATGGAGGAGCTGGGCCCGGGTACGGGCCTCCTCACGGGTCAGGTTGGTGCCAGGCACGCTGCGTGACTCCTTCGTCTGGGTGTCTGCCCGGCATCCTCCCATGTCGCACCGACCGCCGACCGTGCCTCCGCGCACGGCGAACGCCGTCGATCTAGGGTTCCCCCATGAACGCCGCCACCCCCGCCCCCAGCCACACTCTGGTCAGCACGCCCGCCGGGGACGCCCGGATCACCACCCACCCCGCGGGCACCGCCCGCCCGCTGGCCATGCTCGCGCTGGGACACGGCGCCGGCGGCGGGATCGAGGCGCCCGACCTGCGGGCCCTGGCCGCCGCCCTGCCGCCGCTCGGCGTCACCGTCGCCCTGGTGGAGCAGCCCTGGCGGGTGGCCGGCAAGCGGGTCGCCCCGGCCCCGAAGACCCTGGACGCCGGCTGGCTGCCGGTCCTCGCCCACCTTCGGGCCGGCCCCGCTACCGACATCCCCCTGATCAGCGGCGGCCGCAGCGCCGGCGCCCGGGTCGCCTGCCGCACCGCCGAACAGGCCGGCGCGGACGCCGTCCTCGCGCTGGCCTTCCCGCTGCATCCCCCGGGCAAGCCGGAGCGCAGCCGGGCCGAGGAGCTGCTCTCCTGCCCGAGCCCGGTCCTGGTCGTCCAGGGCGCCACCGACCCCTTCGGCGGCGGGGCCGACTTCCCGCCGCTCCCGGCGCACCAGCGGCTGTTGGCGCTCCCGTACGGCAACCACTCCTTCGCCGTCCTCAAGTCGGCCCCGGTGAGCGGTGAGCAGCTGCTGGCCCGGATCACCGACGCGGTGGCGGAGTGGGCGCTCGGCCCGGAGGTGCTGAAGGCTTAGCGCGCTACTTGTGGTACTTGGACACCGCGGCCTCGTCGCCGTAGCTGCTCAGCGCGATGAGGCCGCCGTCGGAGGTCGCGTAGAGCATGCCGCCCGAGAAGGTCCAGCCGTTGGTGTCGGACGGCAGCGCGCCCAGCACGGTGGACTTGCCGGTCGCCGGGTCGAGGCTGACGAAGTGCGGTGAGCCGCTGTACGTCCCGGTGGACAGGGCGTAGAGCTTGCCGTCCCCGGTGGACTGGGCCAGCAGCGCGCCGTGGTTGCTCTCGCCGTCGTAGGTCCACGCCTCGGCGCCGGTGGCGAGGTTGAAGGCGACGATGTTCCCGGCCGTGCTGCCATTGCTGGAGCTCAGGTCCTCCTCGCCCTGCACCACCAGGAGCTGGCCCGGCAGCGACGCGGTCACCTCGTGGTACTCGTTCAGCCTCAGATTGGGAGCCGACAGGGTCGCGGTGCTGTTGCCGCTGCCGTCGTACACGTGCAGCGAGGCGGCACCGCCGGTGGAGAGGACGCTGACCAGCGGCGAGCCGTTGAGCAGGCTGCTGATGGTGGTGTGGTCGCTCTCGGTCTTGCGCCACATCTGCCTGCCGGTGGCGGCGTTGACGGCCGTCAGCGTGTACGACGGGCTGACGTCGGCGCAGTAGTCGTCCACCAGGACGATGCCGGTCGTCGCCACCGACGACTCGTTGCAGTAGTTCCCGCGCGGCTTGAGCCCCCAGACCTGCTTGCCGGTCGCGGCGTCGAACCCGCCGACCCGGTCGCCGCTGACGACGGTGGCCACCGAGCCCTGGATGTAGGTGCTCGCCGCCATCGCGACCGAGTCGGTCGCACTGGTGAGCGGGAACGTCCAGAGGATCTTCCCGGTGTGCGAGTCGACCCCGGCGAAGACCGAGCAGGAGTTGGCGTCGCTGCCGAAGGCCATCGTCCCGATGCCGTCGGCGGTCGTGGTCGGGGACATGGCGCAGGGCGTCTGGGCCGAGGACGGCGGAGTGAGCGTCCAGCTCTTGCCGCCGTCCGCGATGGCGTAGGAGGTGACGCCGCCGGACGAACTGGCCCGCACCAGAGCTGTGCTGGTCATCCAGGAGCCGATCAGCCTGTCGTCGGAGCCGAAGGCCGGCACCGACCACGCCTTGGACAGCGTCGAGCCGTTCTTCTTGCTGCCGCCGTTGACGATCATCACCCCGACCACGGCGATGGAAGCGAGGACGACGACACCCGCGACGATCCCGGCGATCGCACCCCCACCCAGCTTCCGCTGCGGCGGCGCGGGCGGCGGCGCGTAGCCGTAAGGGGGATACCCCTGCTGCGGGTAGCCCTGCTGCGGCGGATATCCCTGCTGCTGCGGCGGGTACGCCTGCGGGTGGACGGGCGGAGGAGCCTGCGGCGCTTGCGGCTGCGGATAGCCGTAACCCCCGTGCTGCACCGAGGGGTACGCCCCGGTCGCCCCGCCGGCCGGCCACGCCCCAGGGCTCCCACCGGCGTTGTACGTCTGCGTCGGCGCGTAGGGCATCCCACCGTCCGCCGAGGCCGGCGGCGCCTGCTGGGGCACCCCGGGCGTATAGGCCTGCGTCGGCGCGTACCCGGGCGGTGGCGGCACGTTCGACGCCCCGTCAACACCCCGACCGTCGGCCCCTTGCCCCGCCACGTTGTCCGCCATTCCCCCGTACACCCTTCCCTCGACGCCTCAACTAGGCAGCACCCTAGGGGCGCGAGGAACTGCGCGAGCAACCACCCCCACCGTCACTCGCCCAACTGCCGCACGCCCCATCCCCTCCCGCGCACTACCCCCGAGCCGCATCCCGCCCCTGCGCCCGCAACGCCCGCGCCAGATCGTCCCGCCCCTCCAGCACCAGCCTCCGCAACGCCGGCGCCGCAGCCGCATGCTCCCGCAGCCACAGGTCCGTCCGCTCCAGCGTCGTCTCCGTCGTCACCAGCCTCGGGAACAATCCGCTGACGATCCGCAGTGCGATCTCGATCGACCGCTCGCTCCAGACCTTCTCCAGCACCTCGAAGTACGGCTCGGCGTACGGCGCCACCAGCTCCCGCCGCCCCGCCCCCGACACCGACTGGAACCCGGTGATCTGCGCTTCGACCAGCGCATTCGGCAGCTGGTCCGAGTCGACGACCTCCCGCCACACCGCCGCCTTGGCCTCCGGCGTCGGCCGTGCCGCCAGGCACACCGTCAGCAGCCGCTTGCCGCTCGCGGTGTCGTCCCGGGCCAGCTCCGCGGTCAGCGCCGCGTCGTCGGCCGCCCCGGCTGCGGCCAGCGTGTGCAGCAGGGTCCAGCGCAGCTCCTGGTCGACGTCCAGGCCGTCGATCCGCGCCGTTCCGGCCAGCAGCCCCCGGACCAGCTGCAGGTCGGACTCCGACCCGGCCGTCTGCGCGAAGAACCGCGCCCACGCCAACTGGTGGTCGCCGCCCGGCTCCGCGGCCCGCAGCTCCCGCAGCGCACCCTCGGCGAGCCGCGCGGACCACTCGTCCCGCGCGCCGGGCGTGACGTACAGGTCGAGCGCCGTGCGCGCCTGCTGGTGCAACGACTGGAGCACGCCGATGTCGCTCTCGCGGCCGGCGAACCGCAGCACGATCTCCAGGTAGTCACGGGCCGGCATCAACCCGTCCCTGGTCAGGTTCCACAGCGCGGACCAGCTCAGTGCCCGTGCCAGCGGATCCTCCAGCTCGCCCAGCGACTCCCGCAGCGCCGCCAGTGACGCCTCGTCAAAGCGGATCTTGCAGTACGTCAGGTCCTCGTCGTTGACCAGCACCAGCGCCGGGCGGGGGAGCCCGACCAGCTCCGGCACCTCGGTCCTAGCCCCGGCAGCGACGTCCAGCTCGACCTTGTGCGTGCGCACCAGCGCCCCGCTGACCGGGTCCCGGTCGAACAGCCCCACCGCGATCCGGTGCGGCCGCAGCGTCGGGGTCTCGGTTGCGGCCTCCTGCAGCACCGTGAACGCGGTGATGGTCCCGGTCGAGTCCGTGACCAGCTGCGGTGTCAGGGCGTTGACGCCTGCCGTCTCCAGCCAGGCCCGGGACCACGCGGCCATGGCCTCCGCGCCCCGGCCGGAAGTCTCCGCGAGTACGGCGAGCAGGTCCGCGAGCGTGGTGTTGCCGAACGCATGGCGCTTGAAGTAGCGCCGCGCGCCCTCGAAGAAGGCGTCGCGCCCCACATAGGCCACCAACTGCTTGAGCACCGACGCGCCCTTGGCGTAGGTGATGCCGTCGAAGTTGAGCTTGGCGTCCTCGAGGTCGCGGATGTCCGCGGTGACCGGGTGCGTGGTGGGGAGCTGGTCCTGCCGGTAGGCCCAGGTCTTCCTGCGATTGGCGAAGGTGATCCAGCCCGCCTGGTACTTCGTCACCTCCATCTGCGCGAACGCGCCCATGAAGTCGGCGAAGGACTCCTTCAGCCACAGGTCGTCCCACCACTGCATGGTCACCAGGTCGCCGAACCACATGTGCGCCATCTCGTGCAGGATCACGTTCGCCCGGCCCTCGTAGGCGGCCTCGGTGACCTTGGAACGGAAGACGTACTCCTCGCGGAAGGTGACCAGGCCCGGGTTCTCCATCGCGCCGAGGTTGTACTCGGGCACGAACGCCTGGTGGTACTTGCCGAAGGGGTAGGGGTAGTCGAACTCCTGGTGGAAGAAGTCCAGGCCCTGCTTGGTGACCGTGAAGATCTCGTCGGAGTCGAAGTACTGGGCCAGCGAGGCCCGGCAGAGCGCGCCCAGCGGGATCTCCAGCCGGCGGCCGTCCGGCAGCACCCGGGTGTAGTGGTCACGGGCCACGTGGTACGGACCGGCCACCACCGCGGTGATGTAGCTGGAGATCCGCGGGGTGGGGGCGAACTGCCAGGTCAGACCGGACTCCACGGCCATTGGGTCGCCGCCGGCGGGGGAGTTGGAGAACACCTGCCAGTGCGTGGGCGCGGTGACCGTGAAGGTGAACGGCGCCTTGAGGTCGGGCTGTTCGAAGGTGGTGAACACCCGTCGCGCGTCGGCCGGTTCGTACTGGGTGTAGAGGTAGGTCTCGCCGTCGACCGGGTCGGTGAAGCGGTGCAGCCCTTCGCCGGTGCGGCTGTAGGCGCAGAAGGCCTCGACGACCAGCTCGTTGCTCTCGGCCAGACCGGGCAGGGCGATCCTGGACCCGTCGAACACCTGCTCAGGGTCGAGCGCGGTGCCGTTGAGGACGACGCTGCGCACCTCCGGTGCCAGCAGGTCGGCGAAGCTGTCCGCGCCCGGCTCGGAGCAGCGGAAGCGCAGCACCGTGCGGGAGCGGAACCTGCCTGCACCCTCCGCCTCGGCCACGGGCAGCACAGCAGAGCGGAGGTCGAGCTCGACCTCGTAGCTGTCCACGCTGAGGATGCGGGCCCGCTCGCGGGCCTCGTCACGGGTGAGATTGGTCCCGGGCACTGCGGTACTCCCTACTGGTGCATGCGGTGGCGTGCGAGCTTGTGGCTGCCTGTCCGGTTCGGTCAGGTGTGAAACCCGGACTGTCACCTGTTCCCGGCATCCTTTCACGGTCCGCCGACAACTCCGGTGTGCGGCGGCGAAGGCGGGAATGCCTGTGCGCTTCGCTCTGTTCGCCACGTTGACCGCACGTTCCTGGCACCGGAGGACCCATGTCCGCAACAACCGCCACCCCTGTGACCGCTGACTTCTGGTTCGACCCGCTCTGCCCGTGGGCCTGGATGACCTCGCGCTGGATGCTGGAGGTCGAGCAGCAGCGTCCGGTCCAGGTGCGCTGGCATGTGATGAGCCTGGCCGTGCTCAACGCGGACAAGGACATCCCCGAGGAGTACCGTGCGTTCCTGACCGAGGCCTGGGGCCCGGTCCGGGTCTGCATCGCGGCCGCTCAGGCGCACGGCGACAAGGTCCTCGGCGACCTCTACAACGCCCTCGGCACCCGCTTCCACAACCAGGCCGAGCCCCGCACCAAGGAGACCATCGCGGCGGCGCTGGCCGACGCGGGTCTGCCGGTCGAGCTGGCGGAGGCCGCCGACTCCACCGAGTACGACGAGGCCCTGCGCGCCTCCCACAAGGAGGGCATCGACCTGGTCGGCCAGGACGTCGGCACCCCGGTGATAGCCGTCCCCGGCGCGGACGGCGAGCGCGTCGCCTTCTTCGGCCCGGTGGTCACCCCGACCCCGCGCGGCGAGGCCGCGGCCCGCCTCTGGGACGGCACCCTGCTGGTCGCCTCCACCCCGGGCTTCTACGAGATCAAGCGCACCCGCACCGCCGGCCCCAGCTTCGAGTAGAGCGCCCGAAGGGGCGCGAGGAACTGCGCGACCAGCCACGCTCCAAGCTGAGCCGTTCCCCGCGCCCCCGCCTGCCCAGAGCCACCAACGTACTGACCTGCCCCTTTGTGGGGAACGCCATACCCGCACAGCCCGCCAGGCGGATAGGTTCACAGTCGTTAACCCAGACTCCGTCCCTCCCCCCTGCCCGGAGACCCCCATGGCCCTCGCCGCCACCGCCGCTCCCGCGGCCCCCCGCGCCGTCCTGGCTGACCTGCTGCCCGCAGCAACCCGCGCCCGCGCCCTGGCCCGCGACGCAGCCCTGGTCCTCGGCGGCGCCACCCTCACCGGCCTAGCCGCACAACTCTCCGTGCCCGTCCCCGGCTCACCCGTCCCGGTGACCGGCCAGACCCTCGCCGCGCTGCTGGTCGGCACCGCCCTCGGCACCCGCCGAGGCGTCGCCGCCATGGGCCTCTACCTGGTCGCCGGTCTGGCCGGCGTGCCGTGGTTCGCTGCCGGCAGCTCCGGCAGCGGGGTCACCCTCGGCTACGTCATCGGCTTCGTCCTCGCTGGAGCCGTCGTCGGCGAGTTGGCCCGGCGCGGCGCCGACCGCAGCCCGCTGCGCACCGCCGGCGCGATGGTGCTGGGCAATCTGGCCATCTACGCCGTCGGCGTCCCCTACTTGGCCGTCTCGCTCCACATCGGCCTCGGCAGGGCCGCCTCGCTCGGCCTCTACCCCTACCTCCTGGGCGACGCCGTCAAGGCCGCCCTCGCCATGGGCCTGCTCCCCGCCGCCTGGAAGCTGCTCGGCAGCAAGGCCTGACCAGCACCCCGTCCCCGGCTCGTGCCACACTGACGCCATGCGCGTGTACCTGGGATCCGACCATGCCGGATACGAACTCAAGCAGCACCTCGTCGAGTGGCTGACCACCGCCGGTCACGAACCGGTCGACTGCGGGCCGCACATCTACGACGCGGTGGACGACTACCCCCCGTTCATCCTCCGCGCCGCCGAGCGCACCGCGGCCGACCCGCAGGCGCTGGGCATCGTGATCGGCGGCTCCGGCAACGGTGAGGCCATCGCCGCCAACAAGGTCAAGGGTGTCCGCGCGGCACTGGCCTGGAGCACGGAGACGGCCACCCTCGGCCGTCAGCACAACAACGCCAATGTGATCAGCGTCGGGGCCCGGATGCACTCCCTGGACGAGGCCACCAAGTTCGTCGAGGTCTTCCTGGCGACCCCGTTCTCCGAGGACCCGCGCCACATCCGCCGGATCGACATGATCAGCGAGTACGAGACCACCGGCGAGCTCCCGCCGGTCCCCGCCCACCACCCGCAGGGCTGACCACACCTCAGATGCCCGAAGGCCACACCCTCCATCGACTCGCCGCCGCATACCGACAGGTGTTCGGCGGCGAGTCCGTGCGCGTCTCCAGCCCGCAGGGGCCCTTCGCGCAGGCCGCGCTCCGCCTCGACGGACGCCCGCTCACCAGCACCGAGGCCCACGGCAAGCACCTCTTCCTCGGCTTCGGCGGCCCCGGCCCCGCCGGAGCGGCCGACTGGATCCACATCCACCTCGGCCTCTACGGCAAGGTCCGCTTCGGCGAGGGCCCGGCACCGGCCCCCACCGGCCAGATACGGCTCCGGATGAGCACCGCGGCCGACACCGCCCACGCCGACCTCCGCGGTCCCACCACCTGTGCCCTGATCAGCGACCCGGAGAAGCAGGAGGTGCACCGGCGGCTGGGCCCCGACCCGCTGCGCGGCGACTCGGTCCCGGACCGGGCCTGGCAGCGCGTCAGCCGCAGCGGCACCACCGTCGCTGCCCTGCTGATGGACCAGAAGGTCCTCTCCGGCGTCGGCAACATCTACCGCGCCGAGGTGCTGTTCCGGCAGGGCATCGACCCGCGGCTGCCCGGCCGGGCCCTCACCCGGGCCCAGTGGGACGCGGTCTGGACCGACCTCACCCTGCTGATGGCCGACGGCGTCCGCGACGGCTGGATCGACACGGTCCGCCCCGAGCACACCCCGCAGGCCATGGGCCGCCCGGCCCGCGAGGACGCGCACGGCGGCGAGGTGTACGTCTACCGGCGCGCCGACCAGCCCTGCCTGGTCTGCGCGACCCCGGTCAGCACCGCCACCCACGCCGGCCGCAACCTGTTCTGGTGCCCCACCTGTCAGCCCGCCACACCTCACTACCGGTCGTAGTTCCCGGGGAGCGTCGACGCGGACCGCGCCCGCTCGGTAGGGTCGTGCTGGATGACGGACGGAGCGTCCGGGGCGCCACCTCGGGAGACGAAGTCGGCACGGGGGCGCAGGGCGCTCTACCGGGCCCGACGTCGGCTGCGCCGATCCGCCGTCGACTACTTCCGCGGCGACGCCTCCGACTGGTTCGCCTTCGGGGTGCTGTTCCTGCTGGTGCCCCTCATCACCGCGGTCACCCTGCTGGACTCGATCTGGTGCCCGCCGACCGCCCTGGTCCTGCCGGTCCTCGCCGGCGCGCTGCTGCTGCGGCCCAGCAGCCTGGTGCTGCTCTACGCCGCCGCGGCCTCCGCGCTGGCAGTGGAGGCGGCCATGCTGGGGCCGTACCACCTCGGTCCTGGCCGGGTCACCCCGGGCAGTGTGCTGGTCGTGGGCGCGGTCGGAGCCGGCGGCCTGCTCGTGGCCCAGCTCCGCAGCCGCGTCGGCGTCCCCTGGCGCGGCGGCGGCACCATGCTGTTCGACCTGCGCGAACGGCTCAAGGTGCAGTCGCAGATTCCGGCGCTGCCGGACGGATGGCACGCCGAGATGGCGCTGCGCCCGGCCGGCGGCCAGTCCTTCTCCGGCGACTTCCTGGTCGCCGCCCGTACCGGCGACGGCAGCCGGGTCCTGGAGGCGGTGCTGGCCGACGTCTCCGGCAAGGGCATGGACGCGGGCTCCCGCGCGCTGCTGCTCTCCGGCGCCTTCGGCGGCCTGCTCGGCTCGCTGCCGCCGCACGACTTCCTCCCGGCCGCCAACGGCTACCTGCTGCGCCAGGAGTGGGACGAGGGCTTCGCCAGCGCCGTCCACCTGGTCCTGGACCTGGACACCGGCGAGTACGAGCTGCTGTCGGCCGGCCACCTCCCCGGCATGCAGCGCCGCATGGGCAAGGGCCACTGGGAGACCAAGGAGGCCGAGGGCCCGCTCCTCGGCATCTTCGAGGGCGCCAAGTTCACCGGGCTGCGCGGCCGGCTGGAGCGCGGCGACGTGCTGATGCTCTGCACCGACGGCATGGTCGAGGCGCCGGGCCGCGATCTCTCCGAGGGCATGGACCGGTTGATGGGGGAGGCGGACCGGCTGATCGGCTCGCCCTTCGTCGGGACGGCCTGGCGGCTCATCGAGACCGTGGCCAAGGACCTCAACGACGACCGCGCGCTGCTGCTGATCTGGCGCGAATAAACGCCCACGGATGTGCAGTTCACCACACCTGTACCATCAGCCGCACGATCTCCGACGTGCTGTTCGGCCAATCTCGGCCGAATAGTGATCATTCGTGCAGCGGTCTCCCGGAAGTGCTTTACGGAACCTGCTGCTCCGGAGACACTGATTGTCGGCCATGGGGAGGGGGGAGGCAGTGTCGATTCACGGCGCGGCGGACCGGCCTGCCGGGTGGCCCGGGCCCCGAGCATGTCATGAACGAGGAAGTGGAACCGCGTGACAACCTTCTCCTTCTCCGCAGTTGTCCTGCTGGGCATCCTGTTGATCGTGTTCATCAGGAACGGGAGCATGAAGATCGGCTACGCCATCCTCGCTATGCTCTTCGGATTCTTCCTGGCCAAGACCTCGGCGGCGGCACCCATCCAGACCTTCCTGAACCAGATCGCCACGACCATCAACAACCTGACGAAGTAACGGTTTTCAGCAAGAGCCGGCTTCAGCGTTCCCGCCACCGCCGCAGCAGCGCCCCTGCCGCGGCGCGCCGCCCGTCCACGGCGGCGCCGGCGGGCTCCGCGCCACCCTCCGCCCCGCGCAGGCTCAGCGGATCGGCTGCCAGCAGGACGAAGCAGCGGGCCCAGGCCAGCCGTTCGCCACGCGGCCAGGACAGCCGCCGCAGCGCGGCCGACGCCTCGGCGACCGGCTCGCCGTTCACCCGGACCTCGGCGACCTCGTCACCGGAACGCCCGCCGAAGAAGAACTTCACCCCGTTCAGCACCGGGTCGTTCAGATGCGGGAGCACCACCTCCGCGACCGCGGGCAGCAGTTGATGCTCCGCCACCCAGTCGCCCAGCGGCCCGCTCCGGAACCCGAACACGCAGGCAGGCCCCTGCACGGCATGCCACCCGGCGACACCCCCGGCCGCACCCGGCGCCACATGGTCACCGTGGACGCCACGCCGCTCCAGCATCTCCACCACCGCGGACGCGGTCGTGGTCCGCCACATCCGTACGGCGTTCTGGAGCTGCTCCTCCTCGGTCCGCCCGAGCCCGGCGGCGCAGTCCCACACCACAGGACCGCCGCCCTCGCCGATCCTCAGCACATACCCGAGGTCGACATGCCCGCCGCCCTGCCCGACATGCTCCCGCACCGCCACGGCGGTCGTCCCGGGACCGCGGACGATGCCTTCCTCGGCCTGGAACTCCCGCCCGAGGCAAGCCATTTCGCGCACCACGCTGCGCTGTATGACCTGGAGCCTGCGCACAGGGTCTCTCCGTGTGTGTGAGGGCCGTACCTGAACGCTCCGGAGGGCAACCCCCGCTCCGTCCGCACAATCCCTGGACGGAGCAGGCCCTGTGGAGATTGTGGGGGGAAACCGGGTGAACATCTCGCTTCCGGGAGCGTACCCGCCCCCACCCGCCCCTCGCACCAGTTCTGACGCGTGCAAAACAGATCGGCCCCAGTCCAGCGATCATCTCGCTGAGCTGGGGCCGAGTCCGTTGGAGCGGGCGACGGGAATCGAACCCGCGTAGCTAGTTTGGAAGACTAGGGCTCTACCATTGAGCTACGCCCGCAGAGCGCACCGGTGCGGCGTGTTCGGGGGACAGCCTAGCGGACCTGGTCGGGCGGATGCACACCGGTTGTCCGGCGTGGCGGCGGGACGGCGGCCGGATGGGGGCGGCGCGGGGAAAAGCGGGCGAAGCGCCGGGGATCTGCATGTACGCTACGTGTCGTTCGGCACGTCGGACGGTACGGGGTGTGGCGCAGTTTGGTAGCGCGTCCGCTTTGGGAGCGGAAGGTCGTCGGTTCGAATCCGGTCACCCCGACCACGTATCTGTCGTACCCGGACGACCCGGAAGGCGTGCCCCAGCCATGTCCGCAGCAGCGCAGCCACGCCCTCCGCGGATAGCCGCCAAGACCGCCGTCGCGGTCGTCTTCGTCTCCGCGCTGTTCATGTCGATCATGGACACCACGATCGTCAATGTGGCGCTCCCCTCCATCGGCGACCAGTTCCATGTGGACGCGGCCTCCATAGGCGTCGTCAACGTCGGCTACCTGGTCAGCCTCGCGGTCTTCGTGCCGCTCTCCGGGTGGCTCGGCGACCGCTTCGGCACCCGCAGGGTCTTCCTCACCGCGCTGGCCGTCTTCACCCTCGCGTCGCTGCTCTGCGGGACCGCCGCCAACCTCCAGCAGCTCAGCCTCTACCGGATCCTCCAGGGCGCCGGCGGCGGCATGCTCAACCCGGTCGGGATGACCATGCTGCTGCGCGCCTTCCCGCAGGAGGAGCGGATGCGGGCGAACCGGGTGCTGATGGTGCCGACCGCCGTCGCCCCGGCGCTGGGGCCGGTGCTGGGCGGCTGGCTGGTGGACGCCGCCTCCTGGCACTGGGTGTTCATCGTCAACGTCCCGATCGGCATCGTCGCCATGGTGTTCGGGCTGCTGTTCCTGCCGGACTTCCGCTCCGAGCGGGCCGGCCGCTTCGACGCCGCCGGCTTCCTGCTGGCCGCCGTCGGCTTCGGTGCGGCCACCTACGCCCTCGCCGAGGGGGCGGACAAGGGCTGGGGGACCGCCGGGATCGTGATTCCCGCGGTCGTCGGCATCGCCGCCGTGGCCGCGCTGGTCGTCGTGGAGTTGCGGATCGACGATCCGATGCTGGACCTGCGGCTCTTCAAGGACCGCCTGTTCCGCGCCACCAACCTGGTCGGCGTCGTCGCCGGCGCCGCGTTCCTGGGGATGCTCTTCGTCTTCCCCCTCTTCTACCAGAACGCCGTCGGCGCGACCGCCTTCCGGACCGGTCTCAACACCTTCCCCGAGGCCCTCGGGGTGATGCTGGCCTCGCAGATCGTCAGCCGGTTCTATCCGCGGATCGGGCCGCGCCGGCTGATGGCCGCGGGCGCCGTCTCCGTCTCCGTCGCCGTCGGGCTGATGTCGCAGCTCACCCCGGAGACCAGTGCCTGGGCGGCCCGCGGGCTGATGTTCGCGACCGGGTTCTCCATGGCCCATCTCTTCATGCCGACCCAGACGGCCGCCTTCGCGACCGTCTCCTCGGCCGCGACCGGCCGGGCCTCCACCCTCTTCAACGTCCAGAGCCGGCTCGGCCCGGCGCTCGGGGTGGCCCTGCTCAGCACCGTCCTGAGCGCCGTCGGGACGGTGACCACGGGCCCGGCCGGTACGCCGAGCGCGAACCTGGCGGCCTACCACACGGCGTTCCTGGTCGCCGCAGGTCTGGCTCTGGTCGCGGCGGTGCTGTCGCTGTTTGTCTCCGACCGGGACGCCGCCCCCACCATGGTGCGCAAGCCCCGGGCGAAGGGTCCGGCGATGGTCCCGGCGCCGAGCCTGGACAGCTGACCCCTCCCGGCGGGACCAATGCAGATTGTGGTACCGGTAGGATGGACCGCTGGCGGCTGTCCACGTGCGCGTCTCCGCAGGGAGAAGCGGTGCGGACACTCGCCCGAGGGCGAGGAGCGAGCTCACCGTCCACCCACCCCGGCGGGCGAAGTCGCCTCTGACTCATCACCCGTCTCGCCGTGCTCCCCTTCAAGCGGGTGCGCGGCGGACACCCCGACCGCAAGCCCCCAAGGAGACCCAACCGTGAAGAGCGCCGTGGAGACTCTGAACCCGACCCGGGTTCGACTCACCGTCGAGGTGCCCTTCGAGGAGCTCAAGCCCAGCCTCGACGCGGCGTACAAGAAGATCAACCAGCAGGTCACG includes:
- a CDS encoding DNA-formamidopyrimidine glycosylase family protein, translated to MPEGHTLHRLAAAYRQVFGGESVRVSSPQGPFAQAALRLDGRPLTSTEAHGKHLFLGFGGPGPAGAADWIHIHLGLYGKVRFGEGPAPAPTGQIRLRMSTAADTAHADLRGPTTCALISDPEKQEVHRRLGPDPLRGDSVPDRAWQRVSRSGTTVAALLMDQKVLSGVGNIYRAEVLFRQGIDPRLPGRALTRAQWDAVWTDLTLLMADGVRDGWIDTVRPEHTPQAMGRPAREDAHGGEVYVYRRADQPCLVCATPVSTATHAGRNLFWCPTCQPATPHYRS
- a CDS encoding PP2C family protein-serine/threonine phosphatase is translated as MTDGASGAPPRETKSARGRRALYRARRRLRRSAVDYFRGDASDWFAFGVLFLLVPLITAVTLLDSIWCPPTALVLPVLAGALLLRPSSLVLLYAAAASALAVEAAMLGPYHLGPGRVTPGSVLVVGAVGAGGLLVAQLRSRVGVPWRGGGTMLFDLRERLKVQSQIPALPDGWHAEMALRPAGGQSFSGDFLVAARTGDGSRVLEAVLADVSGKGMDAGSRALLLSGAFGGLLGSLPPHDFLPAANGYLLRQEWDEGFASAVHLVLDLDTGEYELLSAGHLPGMQRRMGKGHWETKEAEGPLLGIFEGAKFTGLRGRLERGDVLMLCTDGMVEAPGRDLSEGMDRLMGEADRLIGSPFVGTAWRLIETVAKDLNDDRALLLIWRE
- a CDS encoding DUF6348 family protein, whose translation is MRRLQVIQRSVVREMACLGREFQAEEGIVRGPGTTAVAVREHVGQGGGHVDLGYVLRIGEGGGPVVWDCAAGLGRTEEEQLQNAVRMWRTTTASAVVEMLERRGVHGDHVAPGAAGGVAGWHAVQGPACVFGFRSGPLGDWVAEHQLLPAVAEVVLPHLNDPVLNGVKFFFGGRSGDEVAEVRVNGEPVAEASAALRRLSWPRGERLAWARCFVLLAADPLSLRGAEGGAEPAGAAVDGRRAAAGALLRRWRER
- a CDS encoding MDR family MFS transporter, whose translation is MSAAAQPRPPRIAAKTAVAVVFVSALFMSIMDTTIVNVALPSIGDQFHVDAASIGVVNVGYLVSLAVFVPLSGWLGDRFGTRRVFLTALAVFTLASLLCGTAANLQQLSLYRILQGAGGGMLNPVGMTMLLRAFPQEERMRANRVLMVPTAVAPALGPVLGGWLVDAASWHWVFIVNVPIGIVAMVFGLLFLPDFRSERAGRFDAAGFLLAAVGFGAATYALAEGADKGWGTAGIVIPAVVGIAAVAALVVVELRIDDPMLDLRLFKDRLFRATNLVGVVAGAAFLGMLFVFPLFYQNAVGATAFRTGLNTFPEALGVMLASQIVSRFYPRIGPRRLMAAGAVSVSVAVGLMSQLTPETSAWAARGLMFATGFSMAHLFMPTQTAAFATVSSAATGRASTLFNVQSRLGPALGVALLSTVLSAVGTVTTGPAGTPSANLAAYHTAFLVAAGLALVAAVLSLFVSDRDAAPTMVRKPRAKGPAMVPAPSLDS